The following are from one region of the Nicotiana tabacum cultivar K326 chromosome 3, ASM71507v2, whole genome shotgun sequence genome:
- the LOC107810899 gene encoding heat shock factor protein HSF24-like (The RefSeq protein has 1 substitution, 1 frameshift compared to this genomic sequence), translating to MSQRTVPAPFLTKTYQLVDDATTDDVVSWNESGTTFVVWKTAEFAKDLVPTYFKHNNFSSFVRQLNTYGFRKIVPDKWEFANENFKRGQKELLTAIRRRKTVTPTPAGGKSVVPGTSASPDNSGEDLGSSSTSSPDSKNPGSVDTPGKSQFADLSDENEKLKKDNQMLSSELAQAKKQCDELVAFLNQYVKVAPDMINRIISQGTSGSSYGELVKEVIGGVNDLEAQGSDDDEKGDTLKLFGVLLKENKKKRGPDENADISGSRGKMMKTMDYNLPWMKMSSAPGESNKVCN from the exons ATGTCGCAGAGGACAGTTCCGGCGCCGTTTCTGACGAAGACGTACCAATTGGTAGATGATGCGACCACCGACGACGTCGTATCTTGGAACGAGAGCGGCACTACTTTTGTGGTTTGGAAAACTGCTGAATTTGCAAAGGATTTGCTGCCCACTTACTTCAAGCACAACAATTTCTCCAGCTTCGTTCGTCAGCTTAACACTTAT GGCTTTCGAAAGATTGTGCCAGACAAATGGGAATTCGCCAACGAGAACTTCAAAAGAGGACAGAAGGAGCTCCTCACGGCAATACGCCGTCGGAAAACCGTGACACCAACCCCAGCTGGTGGTAAGTCCGTG CCAGGCACATCAGCATCTCCGGACAATTCGGGGGAAGACTTAGGCTCAAGTTCCACCTCTTCCCCTGACTCGAAGAACCCGGGGTCTGTTGATACTCCGGGAAAGTCCCAATTCGCAGACTTGTCGGACGAAAACGAGAAGCTAAAGAAAGACAACCAGATGCTGAGCTCTGAGCTCGCGCAGGCCAAGAAACAGTGCGACGAGCTAGTGGCTTTCTTGAATCAGTATGTGAAGGTTGCACCTGACATGATCAACCGTATCATTAGCCAAGGAACCTCAGGGTCCAGCTATGGGGAGTTGGTCAAGGAGGTAATTGGTGGTGTTAATGATTTAGAAGCACAAGGTAGTGATGATGACGAAAAGGGTGATACTTTGAAACTATTTGGTGTGTTACTGAAAGAGAACAAGAAAAAAAGGGGTCCAGACGAGAATGCTGATATTTCTGGGTCCCGtgggaaaatgatgaaaactatgGACTACAATTTGCCTTGGATGAAAATGTCTTCGGCCCCTGGAGAGAGTAACAAGGTCTGTAACTGA